One genomic window of Conger conger chromosome 9, fConCon1.1, whole genome shotgun sequence includes the following:
- the eloa gene encoding elongin-A translates to MAEDLLGTVERLQGRILENPEPRKMLKTLKRLAELPMTVDILVETGIGKTVNSLRKHDTIGEAAKTLVARWKKLVPQAVDRPSSGKEGRSRERGAEAGRKQARDPSPEERPHIHEEDEEDEEEDEEEEEEREYRRSYSPSPPHHNYSPPHGHMGQEEYQVDEYDSPPREEEPPPSPPRKKNRLPKPHKDLGREQGSQSDRELERHRRHGDSAQGTSSGSEGKKRRTEREQQDGATHKSSKHSRHAAPHGGKEGRTDKRGGPEGRSRERRKSLDAARGGEDQEDETFETPTMSFESFLTYDAPTPSKKKKKPTRPSQASLPTPLPPAVNPPILSTPSKTNGTRSKRPPHDTAPQASEKRRKVVDVVPTLPDIPLPAIQPNYRPLPSIDITPLSPQRRKVPVSCDEEDAGFTGRRFNSKMVVYSGSKTVYLPKMMSLYEQCIRVLQNNIDSIDEVGGVPYEILEPVLERCTPEQLYRIEQCNQCFMEDSDELWMRHCQRDFKRESPQEYESWREMYLRLHDEREERLRLLTQNISSAHANRPKGRQVKMAFVNSVAKPPRDVRRRQEKFGTTSASSSGSASAAAPIKIRPAMSYHSLSSEPASSSRDSPPEAPRSSGGGQSSGGGHSSKEKPQVKKIAPMMAKTIKAFKNRFSRR, encoded by the exons GAGACTGGTATCGGGAAGACCGTGAATTCTCTCCGGAAGCACGACACTATCGGGGAGGCTGCAAAGACTCTTGTGGCCCGGTGGAAGAAGCTGGTCCCCCAGGCTGTGGACAG aCCCAGCAGtgggaaggagggaaggagtCGTGAGCGGGGAGCAGAAGCGGGTCGTAAGCAGGCCAGAGACCCCTCCCCTGAGGAACGTCCACACATAcatgaggaagatgaagaggatgaagaggaggacgaggaggaggaggaggagagagagtacCGTCGCAGCTACTCCCCGTCACCTCCCCACCACAACTACAGCCCCCCTCATGGCCACATGGGGCAGGAGGAGTATCAGGTGGATGAATACGACAGCCCCCCCAGAGAGGAGGAGCCCCCTCCCAGCCCACCCCGCAAAAAGAACCGTCTCCCAAAACCACACAAGGACCTCGGGCGGGAACAGGGTTCCCAGAGCGACCGGGAGCTGGAGCGCCATCGTCGCCACGGTGACAGCGCCCAGGGGACCAGCAGTGGCAGCGAAGGGAAGAAGCGCAGGACTGAGAGGGAACAGCAGGACGGCGCCACACACAAGTCCTCTAAACACAGCCGTCACGCTGCCCCACACGGGGGCAAGGAGGGCAGAACGGACAAGAGAGGGGGGCCTGAGG GTAGGTCTCGGGAGCGTAGGAAATCACTAGACGCTGCTCGAGGTGGGGAGGACCAGGAGGACGAAACCTTTGAAACGCCCACCATGTCCTTTGAGTCCTTCCTCACGTACGATGCCCCCACTCCcagcaagaagaagaagaagcccaCCCGCCCGTCCCAGGCCTCGCTtccaacccccctgccccctgctgtcaaCCCCCCAATCCTTTCCACTCCCAGCAAGACTAACGGCACCCGAAGTAAACGGCCCCCCCACGACACCGCTCCCCAGGCCTCGGAGAAACGCAGGAAG GTAGTAGATGTGGTACCCACACTTCCTGATATCCCCCTACCAGCAATCCAGCCTAACTACAGACCCCTGCCCTCCATTGACATCACCCCTTTGTCCCCACAGAGGCGTAAAG TTCCTGTGTCATGTGATGAGGAAGATGCTGGCTTCACTGGGCGGCGCTTCAACTCTAAAATGGTGGTGTACTCAGGCTCTAAGACCGTCTACTTGCCCAAGATGATGAGTCTCTATGAACAGTGTATCAGGGTTCTGCAGAACAATATTGACT CAATCGATGAGGTTGGAGGCGTTCCGTATGAAATTCTGGAGCCAGTTTTGGAGAGATGCACCCCTGAGCAGTTGTACCGGATCGAGCAGTGTaaccag tgtttcATGGAAGACTCCGATGAGCTGTGGATGCGTCACTGCCAGAGGGATTTCAAGCGGGAGTCTCCACAGGAGTACGAGTCGTGGCGGGAGATGTACCTGCGTCTCCACGACGAGAGGGAGGAGCGCCTGCGCCTGCTCACTCAGAACATTAGCTCCGCCCACGCCAACCGCCCCAAAG gtcGGCAAGTGAAGATGGCATTTGTGAACTCCGTGGCGAAGCCCCCGCGTGACGTGCGGCGGCGGCAggagaagtttggaaccacaaGTGCGTCCAGCTCTGGATCAGCTTCTGCGGCTGCCCCAATCAA AATCAGACCAGCCATGTCCTACCACAGCCTGTCCTCTGAACCTGCCTCGTCATCAAGGGACAGCCCCCCTGAAGCACCCCGCAGCTCTGGAGGGGGTCAGAGCAGTGGAGGGGGCCACAGCTCAAAAGAAAAACCACAGGTCAAAA AGA